GAATGGACAGGACTTGGCTGTGTAAAGAAGCTTCTTTACCCATGAAAAGCGTAAAGGTTAAAGTGTGTGCTGCTTAAGTTGTGACAACCATGTAGCTAGGGAACTAGCATGCTTGATGCTTTGCCAGATATCCCCGGGACAGTCTGTTTTCCAGCTAGAGCCAGCGTAGATTCTGGCTTAAGTTCCTGAATGGGAAGGGgggataaaaaaacaaacaaacagcacacTGCCCAAGAAACCATGGTGGTGTTTAGTTTGTTTCCTGtgctttagagacctggagcACCATGCTGGTCATCTAAGTGTGGGTTATCAGACCAAAGTGTCTGAAATCCTAGTTTGCAGGTGATTGTTGTCCTTATATTATAAAACTTTCTTGTGAGAGGACTGTTTTCACTCAACTTTTTTTGCTTTGACTATGAATGAATGTTATCTCTTAATAGTACCAAACCATGGGTAGTCTGAAAACTAAACTTCCTTCATACGTGCCTCATTTTGAAGAACAGTTGTTATGACTTCCAAAACAGTGCAAAGCCTGCTCTTCCTTTACAGCTTCACTTCCTCATCTTGTCCTAAGGCTTCGTCTCTGTGTACGAACCCTCTCCTCTCTCATGTGAGATTCTAAAGAATTTGAAAACACCACCAGGAAACTTGCTGCTTTCCTGGCAGGCTCTCCTGATCTTTTTGGAGAAATTTTTTGTAATTTCTACTGCTCAGAGCAAAAGCCAGCCCAAATGGCCTGAAGAGCTGTGTGGTGTAGTTATGGGGTATTGGCTCTTTCTCACTTGCATGGTAAATGGATGCCCTCTTTCCAACCCTAGCTTGCTGAGAGCAGAAAGCCAGTGAAGTGGTGGCAATGTGTGCCTGAAGCGACGGAGAGGTGGCTTCCAGGTGCCTGGCAGTCCTTGCttcaaggaaaaggagagagaattccAAGCTGTACACTGGCAACAACAGTCAGTGGGCAGAGTCCCCGCTGCCCAAGTCATGCGGTCTCACAAGTTATTCCTGCCGGCGTgcctgaaagcagcagcaaagccaagtTCTGCTCTTGCTACCTCTGTGCCCTCTGGCCTCCAGGATGGCGGGACTCCTGCTCGCGGACAAGGAATGATGGCTGTGCTCTGAGAGCGCAATCGAGACTCCGCAGTCCCCGAGAGCCGTGGATTCCAGCGGTGCTCTAACTTCTACGTGTATGCAACTGCATCAGCACTTCTGTCATGCTGTTTATAGGGTGGTTAAAGCAGTGTATTTGCTCCTGTGTGACCCCTATTGGTTCTCAGTTAATTAACAGATCCTGTCTTTAATCTTGTAAGAGGAAAGTTCATCAGCCTGAGATGAGCCAGGCTTGCCAACACCACCAATCCAAGCTGCGAAGAATGGAACAGGAGCGCGTGATGTCTGTTCAAAAGCCCCAGGCTACCTGCTTTGGAgaaaatgttgctgtttgcttTGTGGTTATGGTGGTAGATACCTAAGATGCTTCTGTTACCGCACCACTGCTTGAGGATTTGCTAgttttgctttcaaaagcaaactACTGGGACTGTTAAGGGAGATATCTCCAGCTAAAAATTTCACTTTCTCCTTAGCTTAAACTTTGCCTCTTGTTTCTTACACAGCAGGGCTGTGAGTTACTGCCAGAGGGTTGCAGCAGCTCCTAAAGATGAGTAGTAAGAAAGAAAGGGAGATACCTTTCCTTGCAATGGCAGTGGAGAGGGAGTTCTCCAAGCAGGACAAGACATCACTGGTATCAACTGGCTCCTGTTGCTTTCCAGCTGGCCATCAGAAACAAGAGCAGCGTCTCTCCCGTGTGCGGGATGCATACCTGTCCCCGGGCTCGGGCTCCTGCCCGCAGCCAGAGGCGAAGGTAACTGGTGCTGCTGCCGTGCGCTGAGCGGAGCTGGCTGCGGGGAGCGCGAGTTAATTGCTGTTTCCCTTTCGGAGCCTCCGCGTGGCTGTGGTCCCAGCCAGCCGCCTGCCAGGTCTGCCGCGGCCGTGTCTGCAGCAAGCGCTCCTGAGGAAGATGTGTTGAATGGGTCGCTGTGGGTGACTGCAGTGAGTACACTGACGTCCCGTCGTAAAGCTGCCATGTGAAATGTTTGAGGACTTTTTTGCTGtgatagtggggaaaaaaagtcttcccaGTTGCCAGTAACTGAGGTAtattaaaataaagctaaatCTCTATTGCAAAAACCACCTTGTCCAGCTTGTATCTATACCCTTTTTCCCTAGAGCATGAAGAAAAAGGTTTCGACTGACCTTGGAAGGGACCCTGCCAGCGGCACCCCAGGGCCCAGCCTTCACGGCAGGGTCAATTTAGAGGTATAGGAAAAAACACAGCCTTCTAGTTTTAATCCTCCAAATGTCACTTCCTTAAAACGCTGCCAGGGTGATGGCTCTGTGCTGAGCACCTTGCTGTGGTCTTGCAGCTGCTGGAATGGGACAACCCCAGTGTGCCCTCTGAAACCCAGTCTTCTGGGAGAGAAGGCAACTTGGGAAGAGAAAtttgctttcctctcccttcttgTGATAAATCGGAGTGGTCCTGACTTGCCAGCTGGTCCCAGGGAGGTAAGAAGGTACTTAACATAGAAACTGTAAACTTGCTTGTTTCTTCCCTGATATTTCAGTTTGGGGTAGGGAAAGGGCACTGGGAGAAACTTTTCTGTCTTGCTCTGCTCACTGCTGGTCTCTTCTGCAGAAACGAGAGAAACTGCAGTCCTTCTCTCACGTCTTTCCTGCTGGCCGATGGTTCCTGCGTGGAGCTCCGTGGGCCCACGTGCTTCCCTCCAGCGGCCCGAGGGTGGGCAGAGGCAGGACAACAGCATCTCCAGGAGGTAAGGGACCGCCTTGTCCAGACCCCAGCTTGCCTTGCTCTTAACTGAGTGCCGCACGTGAACCACGGCTCCTCAGGCAAAGCCTGACCCCAGCCCATGACGTACAGAAGCTGGTGGCTTGTTAGGAGCTGGGTTTGGACAACATAATGAAGCACTGTCGCTTGCCGGCTCTGACCTGCATCTCCCCGAGTTTGGGCTGCTTGTTTGGGGTAAGTGGGACCTGTGGGAACCTGGTGCTGAGTGTTAACCCACCCTGCCATACCCTGAGCTTCAAATCTCTCTCCTTGGCCGGCCCACTGGAGGAGACGTTCCTCTAAACACCAGCCTCCAGAGGCGTGCAGGGCTCTGGCGTGGGGCTGGCCGCGGCCCTGGCCCCTCGGGGCGTGCAGGGCTCTGGCGTGGGGCTGGCCGCGGCCCTGGCCCCTCGGGGCGTGCAGGGCTCTGGCGtggggctggctgcagccctggtCTCTCCTATATTAAGCGCTGGGGTGTGATGCTGGCTGACAGTGTTGTAGTCGGAAAGGTCACACTTCACCTCCCGTTTTCCATTACAGCTGATTAGGAAAGAGGATGATCCAAGTCCTTTTAAAGTTTTCTCTTGGAGCTCTTCCTGTCCAGGTTTGTTTTAAGGCCTGTTTTGGCAGCAGCTTTGTGCCAAGATCAGAAACCTTTGTGCAAACGAGGCCCTCCTTCCCAAGAGGGGTGTTACCAGCCTCCCTGCCTGCGGGAGAGGAGCGTTTAGCTGGAGCTCTGGTATCTTTGCTCGGGCGCCGTCGTTGCCCCGAGCCCCGTCCTGTCCCCCCGGCACGTCTCGCCCTGCCTGGCCGCAGCTGCCTTCTCTGCGGAGCTGCTCCGCGCCAGGTAAGCACCTCTCCCGGGCTCACCGTCGTGTCTGGCAGCCCCAGCTCGGCAGCGGCGCAGGGCTGTGCCCTTGTCCCTGCCCCTCGGGTCCCCTCTTGGGAGGCTCCGCGCAAGAAATGCGCCGGGAGCAGCTGGGGCTTGGCGTGGGGCGTGACTCAAGGCTTGTGAACGCCAGGCAGCGGCGGGACGGAGACCTTGGGAGGACGGCCCTGGCCGTGCAGCTGGCAGAGGCCAAGCCGGGGAACCCTGGGGTGATCTCAGCCCTGActcctgccctgcccgggggcacCTGGCCAGCCCTGACCCAGCCCCCGGGAAAGCACCGCTCCAGCCAAGCGAGCACCGGCGCTCGGCCTTTCGCTGCCCGTCTCCCCCTCGCCCTGCGCTCCCTGGGaagcccccggcgcccgccgcggagGAGCAGGGCCGTGCCGCCCGCTTCCCAGCTGGGAAGACGGAGGTGCAGCGTGACCTGGAGGGTGGCCAGGAGCATGACCCGCGCTGGGGGCAGATGCCTGACCCGAAGCGGCCTGTGGTGTGTCCTTTCTCTTACCGCAAGCTGCTCTCAGTGTTTTATTGTGCGTCACCAAGCCAAGGCCTCCGCTGTCCCCTTTCAAAGGAGTAACAGATGCAGGCGAGGGGCTGAGCCCTTCTTCCTCCATGCTGTACGGGCTGTGCTAGTGCTCCTGCTGCCACTACGTGACAAATTGCCGTTCTCGGTTTTTGGCGGTTTATTGGAATCCTTTTACCTGGCAGTACTGACGGGGGAGGCCTGGGTTCAGCTGTCAAGAGGTTCCTACTGCAAGCCCCAAACCACCACCTCAGCAGAAACCCGAGAAACCAAATCGTTGCCCGCGTACCCTTTATGAGCAATGCCTTCCTCCCTCTGAGCGCAAAGGTCTGGGGTAATCgtggctctgctgggtgggaggacAAGGCAGAAACCCGGGATAGCCCCAGGAATAAATCAACTTCAGGCAAGACGGCCGTGCCAGGAGACTGTGTGTCCCCTGTCCTGCTCGTCGCCTCGAAGTGACGAGAACAggctctttccttcccctttatACCCTGCTCAGTTCAGGCTGCTTCAGACCTAGAGAGCAAATTTGGGACTGGGACACTTCTGCCTTTCACCATGCAGAACCTGCTGgccagggctctgccagccaTCGCACGGGGTGAAAGGGCCCTCGATCGAAGCTGGAGCGGCCAAGTCCTGCCCTTGCTGGTTCTGCTGAGGCTGGGCCAGCTGCTCTTGCGACTTCTGCAGCTCTCGGTGCTGCTGAGCTCCTCGTGTCCCTCTCCACCACTGCTTTTCCGTGCTGCTCACCAGGCCCGGGATTTCAGCCCTGCTCGGCCTCTCGGAGGCGGTGCCGTGAGGTGCCAAGGACCCACAGCACACGGTGCACCTTTGGCAGGGCTTCTCCGACCGACAGCACACGGTGCACCTTTGGCAGGGCTTCTCCGTGCCAGCATCCGCAGCGTCCTTGTGCGGCCTGACCCGTCCAGCAGCCCTCAGTTCTCTTGCCTGTGTCCCTGACCCCCCAAAAATTAGTTTTTACAGCAAATTAGACCCCTTGAGCTTGTTCCCAGggaaggccacagcagccttttgggTGACATGTGCCAGTGCTGATGCTTTTTTGCTTTGGGTGGTCGAAGCACTGGTCAGAGCTGGCCGTGCCAAGGGGCGCCGCGTTGCTCTCGCCAAGCAAAGGGCCATCTGGAAATGGCGATCTCTGGAAGGGCCGGTGCCggtgggcagagctggctgcggCTCAGCAGCGCTGGGCTTGCATCCGTCGGAGAGGGTCCCTGCCCGGTTAGCACCGAAGCTGGGGCCCCTTTCTGGGGAGCTCCCCCGCGGGCCCGCCTCGTgccagccctccctgcccctcgGGCCTCGCCGGGGAGCCGCTCGCGCGGTGCCTGCGCCGGGGGCAGGAGGCGGCTCCTCGTCTGTCTGCTGCCTGTTTGCGCACCCGGCTCCTCGGGGCAGGACGGGGAAGAGTGGAGTGTCCTTTGAACGGGCTCCAGCAGCGACAGGTGGTGAGAAAGGCGAAGCGGAATGGCTGCTGCGGCTGTAAAGGATACTCCTCTCTCCCCGCACTAATCCAGCTCTGTTACACCCAGTATAGAAGGGGCCGCTCCGGCCAGGCGCTTCCACACCGTGGATGCTGCCTCCCACCAGCTCTGACTGCCCTCCGCACCGGGAGCGCCGGGTAAGGGGCCGGGGGCTCGGCGTGCTGGCGGCGGGgtccccggggctgcccgggctcgGCTTCGCAGCACCTCTGCACGGCCACGGGGTGGGAAACCCAAATCCAAGGAGCTGGACGTAACACATCTGTTTGCAAGGTGCTGCTGCCTCCCCGGCTCCGCTGGCTCCCCGGGCCGAGTCCGCGTGCGgttgcagagctgcttccccagAAACCTCCCTCCGCAGCTCTGCCCCTCGTTGCAGCGCCCGTCCCAGTAAAACCAGCAGCTGGAATGGTTAtgggaatgttttttttccctgggatGGGCTGTCCCTGCCTCGGGGACAGCCACGCAGGCTGAGCGGGGAGTTGTTTCAGGACTGTGACTGGTGCTTGTCCCCGTCCGCTGGCCGGGCAGGAGGTCGGGCTGTGGGAGCCCGGGCAGCGGGTGACAGTGCCCCGAGGCTGCAGGGGACGGCGTGGTGGCTCGTGCTGCCGGCCTGGCAGCCCGTGCCGGGAtacgggcacccatgggtgctgcctgaACCCCTCGGCTAggggcagcccaggcaggagctgcagcgACCCGGCAGTGCCCAGCGTGCGGGGGGGGACGGTGGCAgcgctgcagctcctgggctgggGGGTCGCAGGGCCTCCGAGCAGACCCGGGCTAGACCTGCGCGGTGGCAACGTGGGGCTGTGCTCCGCCGGCAGCTCCCGGGACGCTCACCTCGCCTGATCCCcgcgggccagcccggggccggacCCGCCGTCGGCCGCCCCGGCGTGGGGgcaccgcggccgcgccgcccgcttgCGCCCGGAGCCCCGCGGCAGCGACAGGTGCTGGTGTCAGACCATCAATCAGTCGCTGCAGGGGGGATATCGGGGCACGGCGGGACGGGTGGCCGGGAGAGGGGGCATGGCCTTGCCGCGGGCTGGCAGCAGGTCACCAGTCCTCAGGCCGGGGCTCTggcggggggctgccggtgcGGGAGCGCGGCTCGAGGCCCGACGCGCCCGTCCGCGGGGTGAGCCGGGcgagaggaggcatcagcttctcccctctctcccgCAGGAGCCTTGCTGAAGCCGGGAGCGaggtgccggggcggcggggctccgGGGTCTCCCCATGGAGCAGGACGGCGGGCCGGGCAGCGCTCCCGACGCGGGCGGCGGCGATGGAAAGCCCCCGGCTGAAGCCACGGGCAGCGCAGCCCAGCCCGCGCCGGCAGAGCCCGCGGAGGACAAGGCCCCCGCTACCGCGGCGGAGAAGGTGCCGGCTGCCGCAGGGGATCGGGATggtggagggaaggaagagcccaCGGAGGGGAAGAGCCCAGCTGCTGCCGAGGctcaggatggagggaaggaaaagccTGCGAAaggggctctggctgcaggaGAGCCTGAAGGCAGGAAGGCAGAGCCCGGGGAGAAGGCTGCGGCTGCGGCCGAGGCTCAGGGTGGAGGTAAAGGAGAGCCCGCAGAGAAGTCTCCAGCTGTTTTAGAGGCTCGGGATGGAGGGAAAGAAGAACCTGCAAAGGAGAAAGCCGCAGCTGCTACAAAAGCacaggatggagggaaggaagccGCAAAGGCAGAGAAAGCCCCGGCTGCAGCAAAGGctcaggatggagggaaggaagccGCAAAGGCAGAGAAAGCCCCGGCTGCAGCAAAGGctcaggatggagggaaggaagctgcaaaggcagagaaagccCCGGCTGCAGCAAAGGctcaggatggagggaaggaagctgcaaaggcagagaaagccCCGGCTGCAGCAAAGGctcaggatggagggaaggaagctgcaaaggcagagaaagccCCGGCTGCAGCAAAGGctcaggatggagggaaggaagctGCAAAGGCAGAGAAACAGGCTGACAAACAGAAGAAGCCCAAGGGCCCGGAGGCAGCGCGCCCAGTCCTGCAGCAAAGCCTGAGCTGCCCGGCCTCCTGCGACAGGTACCCGTGTGCCGCTCGTTCCCCCGGGAAACTGCCTCCCGGGGCGGCTGCACAGTTTGTATGGTCCTAGGATGGGCTCCCTCCCCTCGCTGCTCcccctgtcctggtgcctggggtccCCTGGGCAGAgacgggtgctgggggctgctctggaGCTGGGCTCTGCTGGACGCAGGCCCTGCtcacctgctgcttctgctttcagGGAGGACCAGCCCAGGGCGAAGGCGGCTGCGATGGAGATGATACTGGAGGAGACCACAGCAGCGCAGCCAAAAGAGAGTCCAGCAGCTCCCACCGCAGcgcctggccctgccccgacgGCCCTGGGAGCCCGGCAGGCTCCCGAACAGCCCGTCCCCGCAGCcgagcccggccctgccccggggagcGCCGGCACCCAGGAGAGGACGTTGCCAGAGCCTGCCGGCGCTGCAGGACAGCCCCAGGCTGGCTTcgctcccggggccgcggaggAGCCCGGCCCCGAGGCCCAGGGGCAGCTCCCCTTGCCGGACACAGAGCCGCCCCCCAGCCCCTACCTCACCCCGGACTTCGGGAAGGAAGACCCTTTCGAGATACTGGGTAAGGCCGTGTCACCTTCCAGAAACACgatcctgccttgccctccatcCGGCGGGTGCCGGCACCCCGGGACCGCTGCCTCCACGctcggcagccccggggctggcgcCGGCTCTGCCTGCCGCCTGTGCTGCCCTCCCGGGACGCTGGCTCCTGCTCTTGGCTCGCTGCCCGCCGAGCGGCCTTCGAGCTCCTGTTTCACTGTAAACAGGGCTAAATGCGTCGCGTCCACTCCCCGGGCTTCTCCGAGCTAGAGCATGGCACGCTTCTTGCTGCTCGGGGCTGCCGGAGAGGAGGAAGAGCCTGTCCCTGCGGCAGCAGGTGTGACGGCCACCACATGGCCGGGTGGCAAGGGACAGCACGTCCCGCTGTCCTTGCAGGAACGGCTGCGCAGGGGAGGCTGTGCCAAGCTCTCGGGCAAGGGGTGCTCATGGGGCTCCTGCAAGAGCTGATTCCCACCATCCACGCGGAAGGGGTGGCCTGGGCGTGCAGGGGGCACCTCGCCGGGGCTCCGTGCTCCGCGGGCGAGCACCGCGTGCGGGACGGGGGACGGGGGGTGAGCGCGATGCGCAGCAGGGCAGCACGGAGGGGTCGTGTGATGCGCAGGACGGTGGTACGATGCCACGCGGGATGGTGGCAGGAAGGGGGCAAACGTGACACACGGGATGGTGGCACGGAGGGGACAGGCGTGATGCGCAGCAGGGCAGCGCGGAGGGGCCGAGCATGGCAGTGCCGGATGGCAGCCTGGAGAGGGCGAACACGGcgtgcggcggggcggcagcgtgCGGCGGGGTGGCAGCGTGCGCGGTGACGGGCGGCACGGAGCAGGCTGTAGCGGTGCAGCAGGATCCTGCTggtcctggaggagctgctgtggggcAAGGGGAGGCCCTGATTTAGGACTAGGCTCTGCGTCCTGCAGCATCCTGCGCCTGTGGGCCTGGGCTGGGCCCAAGCACCGGCTGGGCTTTGCCACTAGGTGCCAGCCGTCACCCGTGCACGGGGCCGAGCTCCGAGCCTGGGGCCCCCCGcggtccccagctgccccccgggGTCCCCAGCCACCCTTCAGCCCTGCTCTCTCTCCGCAGACGACGTCCCTCCGCCGCCTGCCCCCTTTGCACACCGCATCGTCACGCTGCGGTCCGCCAACGTGAGCGCCCAGTTCAACCTCAGCACCAAGGACATCCTGGGAGGGTAAGGAGGGGGCCctggggctccgggggggggggggggtgaggcgCAGGACACCTGGGTTTTCCCCCTGGCCCTGCCACCGAGCTGCTGCACAACCTTGGCAGTAGCTCCGTGTTCTTGATTCTGGGAAGTAAAGGGGCCCCGGCAGGGTGGAAGGGCCTCGTGAAGCCCTCCGCTATCTGGTTTTGGAGCGATTGCCCCTGCCCACGGTCCAAGGCGAGGCATCCTCGACACCAAGGATGAGTCCTACCTGGAGACCAGCGATGGCTGGGGCAGACGAGCGGCAGAGCCCTGCCTCCCAGCAGAAGCGCCTCGAGTTGGTGGGACTTTTCTAGTTGTGGAGCGAAGGTGTTGGGTCCTCCCCTGCAGCCGTGGGAAGGGCGGGTGCTAAGCGGAGTGGTGAATAGCACGCTACGAAAGTCAGCAGCGCACAGGACCGGCTGCCCCAGCCTcgtgcaggcagctgggacagTTTGAGGGTCCCTGGGAGCCTGGGCGGCCACCACCGACGGTATCTGCCTTTCCCTTTCCGCAGGGGCAAGTTTGGTGAAGTCCGCACGTGCACAGAGAAACAGACGGGGCTTAAACTGGCTGCCAAAGTCATCCGGAAACAGGGCGCCAAGGACAAGGTGCGACGGAAGGGCAGCGGGAGTGGGGGTCTGCGCGTGCTCTTCCCGGGGGATTCCTCTTGCCGCGTTGCCACGTGCTGGCGTGAATGAGGTGGTGTGGGACGGCATCTGGCCCTTGCGTGCGTGCGGTGGCTGGTTCAGCCTCGGGGCTCGCTCCGCAGGAGATGGTGCTGCTGGAGATCGACGTGATGAACCAGCTGAACCACCAGAACCTGATCCAGCTCTACGACGCCATTGAGACGCCCCAGGAAATCGTCCTCTTCATGGAGTTGTGAGTGCCGGAGCCGTGCTGGGGCACGGGCTGGGGGCTGGGCCCAATGCCTGGGCAAGGGGGACCATCGCGGAGGCTCTGTGCCATCTCTGGGGGTGGGAGCAGACCTGCTGGGCCAGCTCGGTCAGCAGAAGCGATCAGCCACAGGGGACATTTCCCCCAGGCCTTGCCTGTCCCCTCCAGGGCACCTGCCCCATCTTGCTCGCAGGCAGAGGCAGGTCTCTGGCTGTGCCTTGCCCAGGACAGTATCTCCCACTGTAGCTGTGTTCAGAGCAGTCTCTCCACGAGCCCCCCCACGGCTGTGCTGGCCGGGGGGGCTGAGCTGcacagggtgggcagggcgggggcTGCGAGAGGAGcgtttggggcaggagctggggggaGCCCGGGTGACCCCCACGGTCCATTTTTACGCAGCGTGGAGGGCGGCGAGCTCTTCGAGCGGATCGTGGACGACGACTACCACCTGACGGAGGTGGACTGCATGGTGTTCGTGAGGCAGATCTGCGAGGGCATCCGCTTCATGCATCACATGCGCGTGCTCCACCTCGACCTCAAGGTGCGGAGCCGGGGCTGGgcggcccggggctgcagcgggc
The sequence above is a segment of the Dromaius novaehollandiae isolate bDroNov1 chromosome 16, bDroNov1.hap1, whole genome shotgun sequence genome. Coding sequences within it:
- the MYLK2 gene encoding myosin light chain kinase 2, skeletal/cardiac muscle, with product MEQDGGPGSAPDAGGGDGKPPAEATGSAAQPAPAEPAEDKAPATAAEKVPAAAGDRDGGGKEEPTEGKSPAAAEAQDGGKEKPAKGALAAGEPEGRKAEPGEKAAAAAEAQGGGKGEPAEKSPAVLEARDGGKEEPAKEKAAAATKAQDGGKEAAKAEKAPAAAKAQDGGKEAAKAEKAPAAAKAQDGGKEAAKAEKAPAAAKAQDGGKEAAKAEKAPAAAKAQDGGKEAAKAEKAPAAAKAQDGGKEAAKAEKQADKQKKPKGPEAARPVLQQSLSCPASCDREDQPRAKAAAMEMILEETTAAQPKESPAAPTAAPGPAPTALGARQAPEQPVPAAEPGPAPGSAGTQERTLPEPAGAAGQPQAGFAPGAAEEPGPEAQGQLPLPDTEPPPSPYLTPDFGKEDPFEILDDVPPPPAPFAHRIVTLRSANVSAQFNLSTKDILGGGKFGEVRTCTEKQTGLKLAAKVIRKQGAKDKEMVLLEIDVMNQLNHQNLIQLYDAIETPQEIVLFMEFVEGGELFERIVDDDYHLTEVDCMVFVRQICEGIRFMHHMRVLHLDLKPENILCVTATGHMVKIIDFGLARRYNPREKLKVNFGTPEFLSPEVVSYEQVSYSTDMWSMGVITYMLLSGLSPFLGDNDTETLNNVLAADWYFDEETFESVSEEAKDFVSNLIIKQKSARMSAGQCLQHPWLNNLAEKAKRCNRRLKSQVLLKKYVMRRRWKKNFIGVCAANRFKKISSSGSLTALGV